Proteins found in one Clostridium kluyveri DSM 555 genomic segment:
- a CDS encoding helix-turn-helix domain-containing protein → MITDEAIEKIINEKLEGKNYKYEENNCDHTDNLEKVKKRHIYKVLNECRGNWTLAASRLGISRTQFWCIRKK, encoded by the coding sequence ATAATAACTGATGAGGCTATAGAAAAAATAATAAATGAAAAGTTAGAAGGTAAAAATTACAAATACGAAGAAAACAATTGTGATCATACCGATAACCTGGAGAAAGTTAAGAAAAGACATATTTATAAAGTTTTAAATGAATGCAGGGGGAATTGGACTTTGGCAGCCAGCAGGCTGGGAATTAGCCGTACACAATTTTGGTGTATCAGGAAAAAATAA
- a CDS encoding sigma-54-dependent Fis family transcriptional regulator has translation MKPILIIAPHFKIEYTAKKVADRYNDVDVKLALLNQSIKIARLAEKEGVGAIISRGGTASIIENTVQSVPVIKMEVSPYDLINAVYTAKKYGSNIFIIGFQNIIEGVGLLRKILNVNIHIYYINDEHDGERYIKNLINSGEKIDVILGGTVAENLALKYNIPTVLLETSAVTVDSSIKEARRIIKSTRKEKQKTEQFKAILNYISEGVVSIDYTKRVITFNSAVSKMLGIPIEKALGHPVDELIPNTMLPEVLNQTESELGQLFQIGKTQIVTNRVPVIINNKTIGAVETFQHITKIQEYEEKISENLK, from the coding sequence GTGAAACCTATTTTAATTATTGCTCCACATTTTAAAATTGAATATACAGCTAAAAAAGTAGCTGACCGTTATAATGATGTGGATGTAAAACTGGCATTATTGAATCAATCAATTAAAATAGCCAGATTGGCGGAAAAAGAAGGCGTAGGGGCTATAATATCAAGGGGAGGCACTGCTTCTATTATTGAAAATACTGTTCAATCGGTACCTGTAATTAAAATGGAGGTTTCACCCTATGATTTGATAAATGCTGTGTATACCGCCAAAAAATATGGATCAAATATTTTTATTATTGGATTTCAAAATATTATTGAAGGAGTTGGCTTATTAAGAAAAATTTTAAATGTAAATATACATATTTATTATATCAACGATGAGCACGATGGAGAAAGATACATAAAAAATTTAATTAATTCCGGTGAAAAAATAGATGTGATTCTTGGAGGAACGGTTGCTGAAAATCTGGCTTTGAAATATAATATTCCCACTGTTTTATTAGAAACAAGTGCTGTAACAGTGGATTCCAGCATTAAAGAAGCTAGAAGAATTATAAAAAGTACACGCAAAGAAAAACAAAAAACGGAGCAATTTAAAGCGATTTTAAATTATATCAGTGAAGGCGTAGTTTCTATAGATTATACTAAAAGAGTTATTACTTTTAATTCTGCCGTCAGTAAAATGCTGGGTATTCCCATTGAAAAGGCTCTTGGACATCCAGTTGATGAATTAATACCGAATACCATGCTTCCTGAAGTTTTAAATCAAACCGAGTCTGAACTAGGGCAGCTGTTCCAAATTGGAAAAACCCAGATTGTCACTAACAGGGTACCTGTAATTATAAATAACAAAACAATTGGGGCTGTAGAAACATTTCAGCATATAACTAAAATTCAAGAGTACGAGGAAAAAATCAGTGAAAATCTCAAATAA
- a CDS encoding radical SAM protein — MKISKKDALKWFEFFSTLPEEEEIMTKQQEIVYSAFAQIEAAIDHRNNMLMSEIKGLKTLKNRTFFVGNESKFPQGCRSCLLGTGLNAIRKTNKCNMECKFCYDYGELEDIPPIGEGMWEIGGTRFYDKDIDLLLSIQKKPTGICYVYLEPFMEIEKYYPVIRKFSDAQVHQHLYTNGILATEETLKALGEAGLDEIRFNLGASECSDKVIENIGTAKKYIKSVGIETPMTPEFFEIFFEKKQAILDTKLDFINCAELHLNENNINNYYGEDMYISRQGYISPIWSRELTLKFMKTADEEKWDLVVHDCSNYTKFARDLNLSSKEGKWFGASNYACEFSRIPYEAFLPILGDDNFKFLSEEELPEGYKPGKMIF, encoded by the coding sequence ATGAAAATTTCAAAGAAAGATGCACTGAAATGGTTTGAATTTTTTTCAACACTGCCTGAGGAAGAAGAAATTATGACAAAACAGCAGGAGATTGTTTACTCTGCCTTTGCACAAATTGAGGCAGCCATTGATCATAGAAATAATATGTTAATGTCAGAAATTAAAGGTTTGAAAACCTTGAAGAATAGAACTTTTTTTGTGGGAAATGAAAGTAAATTTCCCCAGGGGTGCCGTTCCTGTCTGCTGGGTACTGGTCTGAATGCAATCAGGAAAACCAATAAGTGTAACATGGAGTGCAAGTTCTGTTATGATTATGGAGAGCTGGAAGATATTCCTCCAATTGGCGAAGGTATGTGGGAAATTGGAGGCACAAGATTTTATGACAAGGATATTGATTTGCTTCTTTCCATTCAGAAGAAACCCACTGGCATTTGCTATGTTTATTTAGAGCCGTTTATGGAAATTGAAAAATACTATCCGGTAATAAGGAAATTTAGTGATGCTCAAGTTCATCAACATCTGTATACAAATGGCATTTTAGCTACAGAGGAAACATTGAAAGCATTAGGTGAAGCCGGCCTTGACGAGATACGTTTCAACCTGGGTGCTTCTGAGTGTTCGGACAAGGTGATTGAAAATATCGGAACAGCGAAAAAATATATTAAAAGTGTAGGTATTGAAACCCCAATGACTCCCGAGTTTTTCGAAATTTTTTTTGAGAAAAAGCAGGCCATCTTGGATACAAAACTTGATTTTATCAATTGTGCAGAATTACATTTAAATGAGAATAACATAAACAATTATTATGGGGAAGACATGTATATTTCCAGGCAGGGCTACATATCTCCAATTTGGAGCAGAGAATTAACTCTGAAATTCATGAAAACAGCCGATGAAGAAAAGTGGGATTTAGTGGTTCATGATTGCTCGAACTATACAAAATTTGCCAGAGACTTGAACCTGAGCAGCAAGGAGGGTAAATGGTTCGGAGCCAGCAATTATGCCTGTGAGTTTTCCAGGATTCCATATGAAGCATTTTTACCAATACTGGGTGATGACAATTTCAAGTTTTTAAGTGAAGAAGAATTGCCCGAGGGCTATAAACCGGGAAAGATGATTTTTTAG
- a CDS encoding MarR family winged helix-turn-helix transcriptional regulator: MQIDDMIKNYSGKREKETRGIFASIFILQNRLQAIFDKADPFLTLKQFMLLVMIKHTTGKTTFTHLGKLSGSSRQNIKKLAASLEKKGFVTIRKNPVNKRNTSIQLTEKGDSYFEEVFYFHNEKLNSLFHEYSDEEIHLFYTMITKLYAGVDSQE; encoded by the coding sequence ATGCAGATTGATGATATGATTAAAAATTATAGTGGTAAGCGAGAAAAAGAAACACGTGGTATCTTTGCGAGTATATTTATTTTGCAAAATCGTCTGCAAGCAATTTTTGATAAAGCCGATCCATTTCTCACACTGAAACAATTTATGCTGCTTGTGATGATAAAACATACAACTGGTAAAACCACCTTTACTCACTTGGGGAAATTGTCAGGTTCCTCCAGGCAAAATATAAAGAAGCTGGCTGCATCACTGGAGAAAAAAGGTTTTGTAACCATTCGGAAAAATCCTGTTAATAAGCGAAATACCTCAATTCAGCTAACGGAAAAAGGTGATAGCTATTTTGAGGAAGTTTTTTATTTTCACAATGAAAAACTTAATAGTTTGTTTCATGAGTATTCTGATGAAGAAATCCATTTGTTTTACACTATGATTACCAAGTTGTATGCAGGTGTTGATAGTCAAGAGTAA